One genomic segment of Acuticoccus sediminis includes these proteins:
- a CDS encoding DDE-type integrase/transposase/recombinase — translation MFDAQEQRILDLRRKRRLGVQRLRNELIRLDGLRLAIDTIHKVLYRFDLNRLKRQRLVRKGRKRYSRPLPGDRVQMDVCKIGPRLYQYTAIDDCSRYQVIGLFRNRSAKSTLTFLDQLVEEMPVSIQRIQTDHGQELFADAVQERLRSWSIRFRPIRPRSPHLNGKVERVQRTALEEFWPTVDLKDPELDARQPRRHRSHRSPLQPCRQRSHRRGDRCVV, via the coding sequence GTGTTCGACGCGCAGGAGCAGCGCATTCTCGACCTGCGACGGAAACGCAGGCTCGGCGTCCAACGGCTGCGCAACGAGCTGATACGCCTTGACGGACTGCGTCTCGCCATCGACACGATCCACAAGGTGCTCTACCGGTTCGATCTGAACCGCCTGAAGCGGCAGCGGCTCGTCCGCAAGGGCCGCAAGCGCTACTCGCGCCCTCTTCCCGGCGACCGGGTGCAGATGGATGTCTGCAAGATCGGCCCCCGCCTCTACCAGTACACCGCGATCGACGACTGCTCGCGCTACCAGGTGATCGGCCTTTTCAGAAACCGGTCAGCGAAGTCGACGCTCACGTTTCTCGACCAGCTCGTCGAAGAGATGCCGGTCTCGATCCAGCGCATCCAGACCGATCATGGCCAGGAGCTTTTCGCCGACGCGGTTCAGGAACGGCTTCGCTCGTGGAGCATCAGGTTCCGCCCGATCCGCCCGCGGTCACCGCATCTCAACGGCAAAGTCGAACGGGTGCAACGGACCGCGCTCGAGGAGTTCTGGCCGACGGTCGATCTCAAAGACCCGGAGCTCGACGCACGACAGCCTCGGCGGCATCGATCCCATCGATCGCCTCTGCAGCCTTGTCGGCAGCGCTCCCACCGGCGAGGAGATCGCTGCGTCGTATGA